A single genomic interval of Acipenser ruthenus chromosome 28, fAciRut3.2 maternal haplotype, whole genome shotgun sequence harbors:
- the LOC117435075 gene encoding alpha-2,8-sialyltransferase 8F-like — protein sequence MLRHRALLKLLLCAGLCFFIAGTVLASFYNYSYRKKGVKSSSSATQRGATTALCQSCREEDAVRKRVLQLEAQGWERWEESYQKLRSALSRDCHGVSDAVITQKNTPLGSKVFYDGEKRRHIKINQKIFSTFPLETPFGNVTFASCAVVGNGGILLDSDCGEEIDRADFIIRCNLPPVEGRYHSDVGNKTDLVTANPSILLEKFAALSEWRRPFADCVSRYGAGAMLALPAFSYGRNTPLSLRALYTLQDFRSPVRPIFLNPRYLGSLARFWRARGLRSSRLSTGLMMASLALELCSSVRLYGFWPFDRGPNGSPLLHHYYDDRRSPSSIHAMPAEFSQLLGLHRQGVLRIQLGRCQTKQGEGRGEGREASLRQPGLTSTG from the exons atgCTGCGGCACAGGGCTCTGTTGAAGCTGCTGCTCTGCGCTGGACTCTGCTTCTTCATTGCAGGGACGGTGCTGGCAAGTTTCTACAACTACAG CTACAGGAAGAAGGGGGTTAAGAGCTCCTCCAGCGCCACACAGAGGGGCGCAACGACAGCGCTGTGTCAGAGCTGCAG AGAGGAGGACGCTGTCAGGAAGAGAGTGCTGCAGTTAGAGGCGCAAGGATGGGAGAGATGGGAGGAGTCTTATCAGAAGCTCAG GTCTGCGCTGTCGAGAGATTGCCACGGCGTCTCCGATGCTGTCATCACCCAGAAAAACACGCCTCTGGGGTCGAAGGTGTTTTATGACGGGGAGAAGCGCAGACACATCAAGATCAACCAGAAGATATTCAGCACCTTCCCCCTA GAGACCCCCTTCGGGAACGTCACCTTCGCTTCCTGCGCAGTCGTCGGGAACGGCGGGATCCTATTGGACAGCGACTGCGGAGAGGAGATCGACCGGGCTGACTTCATAATCAG GTGTAATCTGCCCCCGGTGGAAGGGAGGTATCACAGCGACGTGGGAAACAAAACAGACCTGGTCACCGCCAATCCCAGCATCCTCCTGGAGAA GTTCGCTGCTCTGTCTGAGTGGAGGAGGCCCTTTGCGGACTGCGTTTCCCGCTACGGCGCGGGCGCAATGCTGGCACTGCCCGCCTTCTCGTACGGGCGCAACACGCCGCTGTCCCTGCGGGCCCTCTACACGCTGCAGGACTTCAGGAGCCCGGTGCGGCCCATCTTCCTGAACCCACGGTACCTGGGCAGCCTGGCTAGGTTCTGGAGGGCTCGTGGGCTCCGGTCTTCCCGCCTCAGCACCGGGCTCATGATGGCCAGCCTGGCGCTGGAGCTGTGCAGCTCAGTCCGGCTCTACGGGTTCTGGCCCTTTGACCGCGGCCCCAACGGCTCCCCGCTGCTGCATCACTACTACGATGACCGGCGCTCCCCGAGCAGCATCCACGCCATGCCAGCAGAGTTCAGCCAGCTGCTGGGGCTGCACAGGCAGGGCGTGCTGAGGATacagctggggaggtgccagacaaagcagggagaggggagaggagagggtaggGAGGCCAGCCTGAGACAACCTGGGCTAACTTCCACTGGTTGA